A DNA window from Pseudoalteromonas spongiae UST010723-006 contains the following coding sequences:
- the murI gene encoding glutamate racemase, which produces MAKHIVVFDSGIGGTSVLEHIQASLPSAKFSYLMDNKYLPYGKRSSQFLTQRITSLLTQFIKVIEPVDILVVACNTASTQTLVQLRAQFDFPIVGVVPAIKPAAEKSLSKRIGVLATPATVANEYTATLINDFARSCEVDLYGSSELVRLAEYKFWFNTLDMQALAQELDKLAINSEIDHLVLGCTHFPIIANELKQLIKHDLQLLDSGEAIANRVSSLIGECNVVDNKKQPVDYYATAALEQTKLQISVIND; this is translated from the coding sequence TTGGCTAAGCACATTGTTGTATTTGATTCTGGCATTGGTGGCACATCGGTACTTGAACATATTCAAGCGAGTTTACCGAGTGCGAAATTCAGCTATCTTATGGACAACAAATACCTGCCGTACGGAAAACGTTCTTCACAATTTTTAACGCAGCGTATTACTAGTCTGTTAACTCAATTTATTAAAGTAATTGAGCCTGTCGATATATTGGTTGTTGCCTGTAATACTGCGAGCACACAAACATTAGTGCAACTTCGCGCACAATTTGATTTTCCAATAGTAGGCGTTGTACCTGCAATTAAACCAGCAGCAGAGAAATCCCTAAGCAAACGAATTGGCGTATTAGCAACGCCTGCCACAGTTGCAAATGAATACACCGCGACATTGATTAATGATTTTGCAAGAAGCTGTGAAGTTGACTTATATGGTTCTAGCGAACTAGTAAGATTAGCTGAATACAAGTTCTGGTTTAATACATTAGATATGCAAGCGTTAGCTCAAGAACTCGATAAATTAGCAATAAACAGTGAAATTGATCATTTAGTTTTGGGGTGTACGCATTTTCCTATTATTGCAAATGAACTTAAACAGTTAATAAAGCATGATTTACAACTACTCGACTCTGGTGAGGCTATTGCAAATCGTGTATCGAGTCTCATTGGCGAGTGTAATGTAGTAGATAATAAAAAGCAGCCAGTAGATTATTATGCTACGGCTGCTTTAGAACAGACTAAATTACAAATCTCAGTGATTAATGATTAA
- a CDS encoding RNA recognition motif domain-containing protein, which yields MSSSQQKSLIIIFIASLIGYAVVHFALSSVLTSSSLAIAVGILIGGVLATFSANGATEKKEASKSLYVGNLPYKANEAVVRSLFEQHGKIFSVRLLKDKHTGKRRGFGFVEVAEKDADKIISALNDKEFQQRTLKVREAKQKSDDNNSSDDSVNH from the coding sequence ATGAGTTCATCGCAACAAAAATCATTAATAATAATTTTTATCGCATCTCTTATCGGCTATGCCGTAGTTCATTTTGCATTATCATCAGTACTTACAAGTTCATCTTTGGCTATTGCTGTAGGCATTTTGATTGGTGGTGTTCTTGCAACCTTTTCTGCTAATGGTGCAACTGAAAAGAAAGAGGCAAGTAAATCACTTTATGTGGGTAATTTACCTTATAAGGCAAACGAAGCGGTTGTTAGAAGTTTATTTGAACAACACGGGAAAATATTCTCTGTTCGCCTATTAAAGGATAAGCATACTGGTAAACGTCGCGGCTTTGGTTTTGTAGAAGTCGCAGAAAAGGATGCCGATAAAATTATCTCGGCATTAAATGATAAAGAGTTTCAACAGCGCACTTTAAAAGTACGTGAAGCGAAACAAAAGTCAGATGACAATAATTCTTCGGATGATAGTGTTAATCATTAA